Genomic DNA from Salvia miltiorrhiza cultivar Shanhuang (shh) chromosome 1, IMPLAD_Smil_shh, whole genome shotgun sequence:
AGCCACCGAAGCTGGACTTGAAGGTACTGCCCCAGCATCTGAAATATGTGTTTTTAGGAGAGGATGACACGCTACCAGTGATCATCAACAATGAACTCAGTGCAGAACAAGAGGTAAGGTTGGTAAGTCTTCTTAAGATGCATAAATCTGCCATTGGATGGACTATAGCCGATATCAAAGGTATTAGTCCCTCTACTTGCATGCATAGAATCTTACTTGAGCCTAATAGTAAGCCGTCTAGGGATCCTCAACGAAAATTGAACCCTGTCATGAAAGAAGTTGTGCTTAAAGAAATTCTTAAATTGCTTGATCTAGGGATTATTTATCCGATTTCTGATAGTACATGGGTCAGTCCTGTTCATGTGGTTCCTAAGAAGTCTGGTTTTCAATTGGTTAAGAATGAGAAGAATGAGTTGATTCCCATGAGGTTGCAAACTGGTTGGCGTATGTGCATTGATTTTAGGAAGTTGAATAATGCTACTAGGAAAGATCATTTTCCATTACCTTTCATTGATGAGATGCTTGAGCGATTGGCTGGTAAggaattcttttgttttcttgatggctactctggatattttcaaatttttgtagcTCAGGAAGATCAAGAGAAAACCACTTTTACTTGTCCTTTTGGCACTTTTGCATGGCGTCGTATGCCGTTTGGATTATGTAATGCTCCTGGTACTTTTCAGCGTTGTATGATGAGTCTATTTTCTGACATGATTGAGAGTTGCATagaaattttcatggatgattttactGTGCATGGAGACTCTTTTGACCATTGTTTGACTAATCTTGAACAAGTTTTGCAGAGATGTGTCGACACTAATTTGGTGTTGAACTTTGAGAAATGTCATTTCATGGTGAGAGAGGGGATTGTTCTTGGGCATGTGATTTCTACAAGAGGAGTAGAAGTTGATAAGGcgaaaattgatttgattgttAAGTTACCTTATCCTTCTAATGTGAAAGAGATTCGTGCTTTCTTAGGCCATGCAGgtttttataggcgcttcataAAAGACTTCGCAAAGATTGCTCAACCTCTCACTAGGTTGCTTCATCAAGATGTGTCTTTTGTGTTCGATGACAAGTGCAAGGAGGCCTTTGATTTGTTGAAGAGTAGACTCACTTCTGCCCCCATCATTCAGCCACCAATTTGGGGAGAACCTTTTGAAATCATGTGCGATGCAAGCGActacgccgttggagcagtgcTAGGGCAGAAAGTTGGGAAAGAGAGccatgtgatttactatgcttccaaaactctcaacccggctcaatgcaattacacaaccacggagaaggagcttttAGCCATCGTttttgcttgtgaaaaatttagaTCATATTTGATTGGTTCTAAAGTTGTTGTGTACTCTGACCATGCAGCTCTTAAGTATTTGCTCTCTAAGAAAGAATCTAAGCCTCGCTTGATCCGTTGGATTCTACTTTTGCAGGAATTTGACTTGgagattaaagataaaaagggAGCCGAGAACTTGGTAGCTGACCATCTGAGCAGACTGCAGACTGTGTCggacggtatgcccataccagaCGACTTCCCAGACGAACAGCTGCTGCACATCGACGGTAACACTCCCTGGTATGCTGATTTGGTTAATTTTCTAACTGCTGGAGTTTTTCCTAAGGGAATGGAGACAGCCCGTAAGAATAAGTTGAGGAGCCAAGCAAAATACTTCATATGGGATGATCCTTATTTGTGGAAGACTTGTGCGGATCAAGTGATACGACGTTGCATCCCTGATGAGGAGATTCAttccattttgaatttttgccatgctcatgcttgtggaggtcactttggtcCCAAAAGAACGGCACGTAAGATTCTTGATTGTGGTTTTTATTGGGAAACTATTTTTAAAGATTCTtacaatttctgcaaaaattgtGACAAGTGCCAAAGAACAGGTAATATCTCTTCTCGCAATGAAATGCCTCAAGTCCCTATTTTGGTTTGTGAAATCTTTGACGTTTGGGGGATGGATTTTATGGGGCCGTTTCCTAGTTCTTTTGGAAATTCTTACATCCTTTTGGCTGTTGATTATGTTTCGAAGTGGGTGGAAGTGAAGGCCACCCGCACTAATGACTCTAAAGTTGTTGCAGGGTTCCTTAAGGATAATATTTTTAACAGATTTGGAGTGTCACGTGCCATCATTAGCGATCAAGGAACTCACTTTTGCAACCGCACTTTGGAAGCACTTTTCAAGAAATATGGAGTCCACCATCGAGTTGCCACGGCATATCATCCACAATCCAACGGTCAGGCTGAAGTTTCTAACCGAGAAATCAAGAGCATCCTTGAAAAAACAGTCAACCCGAGACGAAAGGATTGGAGTTTGAGACTGGACGatgcggtatgggcataccgcacTGCATTCAAGTCgccgattggtatgtctccgtACCGGCTAATTTTTGGGAAGCAATGTCATCTACCTGTTGAGATGGAGCATAAAGCCTTTTGGGCCGTGAAGGAATTCTATTTGGATGAGAAAGCCGTTGGCAAAGAGCGGAAATTTCAACTGCAAGAATTGGAGGAGATTCGATTGGAGGCGTATGACCATGCAAGTCGCTACAAGGAACGAACCAAATTTCTACATGACAAATACATTCGAAGGAAATCCTTTGAAGTTGGGCAGAAGGTTCTCTTGTTTAACGCACGCTTAAGGATTATGCCAGGAAAATTGAAATCTCGTTGGTTGGGCCCGTTTAAAGTTGTTAGTGTGAGTCCTCATGGAGCTGTGGAAATCCAAAGCCTCGAAACACAAAAGTGTTTTAAGGTTAATGGACAATTACTCAAGCCATATTATGCTGGAGTCGTTCAATGCGCTTAGCCTGACATCTCCAACCATAGTTTAAGGCTTTTGGAATTTCTTTTCTGTCCAGCCAAGGACGTTAAACAAAGGCGctcatcgggaggcaacccgatttcTCTTgcccttgttttattttttttattattattatttttttttttttcgtttttcttaaaaaaaaaaaaaaaaaaaaaaaaaaaaaaaaaaaactgatttggGTGTGATTTGATAATTTTCGCAGGTTTGGGGGCTATTCTGAAAAAGATGTGAAGCTGGGGGCCGCATGGAAGTTACTTAAGAATTGGGGGAGCAATGTGCAAAATTCAATACTAGGGTTTTATTTTGACTAGTCAAAATTCCTCCCCAATTTCCCCCCCCAATTCCCGCCGCTGCGCCCCTCTCCCCACCGGGCGACCACCTCCCTCTTCCGGCCAAGCAGCACCGCCTTGACCACAGCCGCCATCACTCCAGTCTGCCGCCGTCCGTCCACCCCTGCCCCGACTACCAGCGACCGCACAACCACCATTCCCGTCGCCCAGCCACCTTCGCCCATTCCCCCCATCATTCAGCCACCCCACTACAGCAGCGCCGATCACCACTACCGCGCCGTTCCAGTCCGCTGTTCAACCTCTGCCGCCCACCGCTGTAGATTCAGCTCACCATGGCTCCCACGAGGAAGAAGCGACTGCCAGCCCGCAAGCCCAAGCTGCCATCTCCATGCCCAATCCAACCCACCGAGGAAGCACCATCTGCCGGCGCGAGTCCGGCCCTTCCAGCCACCGGAACACTCCCCGCCACCACTGAGATGTCTTCGGCCGATGCTTTAGCCATCGTTGTGTTCTCACCGCCACCGACGTGTGAGAACGTACCATCCGCCGAGCCCTCAGCCTCAGCCACCATCTCCGACGTTCCGGTTTCTCCATCACCGTCTACCTCAAGGAAGAGACGTCGGAAGGTGGCCATTCCTACGCCAAAGAAGCTACGCAAATCCACCAGCGGGAAAGCCAAGCTCCCCACATGTAGTAAGGCGAAGGCACAAACTACGACCTCCACCCCTTTGAGGCGGAGCAGCCGCCAGCATGCTCGACCTATCACGATCGACACCCGCGTGCATGAGATTGCATCTACATCAGATTCTGAAGACGAAGCATACGAGCAGGGAGAAGAGGAGCAAGCTGAGGATGAACAGGTGGAACAAGACGGAGAGTACGAGCAGGAAAAGGAGGAGCAAGCTGAGACGAGGCCGCGCCAGAAGCCCAAGCGCCGGAAACCCGCTGTCCCTCACAGCCGGTTCACCGTTACCAAAGTCGGTGCGAGGTATGAATGCAATGTAAAACGCCAGCTGACTGCTCCTCGTTTATTTGATTGGAATGATCTGCATATGTTAGGGGTAAATGAGGAAATAAAAAGGCACTTCGAAAGTATTGGGTGGTCTCCACTCTTGACTTGTGATGAGCCTCTTTATTTCCGATTGGTGCTTGATTTTATTTCTTCATTTCAATTCAGTTCGCATTTGCCTCTAGATCATCCTCAGgctatttcatttttattgaataaggATTGGCATCATATGTCTGTGAATGAGTTGAATGTAAGGTTAGGATTTGAAACAGACGAGTCTGTAGTTAGTGATGAGTATGTGTCTGCTCTCTGTGCTCTACCTGATGATTTTTCTACTTCCATTGACGCCACATGGGCTGCCCTTTCCACTGAGTTAGTTTACAGGAAGGGTTGCTCTCGTAGTGCGAACATATCTGACCCAGCTTTGCGTCTGTGTCATCGCTTCCTTTCCTATAATTTGTTTGGCCGTGTGGATTCAATGAATATTGTTACTCATAGTGAAATCTTTCTGTTGGATTGCATGCGGAGAGGAGTGAAAGTTAATTGTGGGTATTGGGTAGCTTTACAATGGCGAGCATGCGCCAATCGGTTGGTAGGACGCATTGCACTTGGGGGGTTAATCACACGGTTAGCTCGTGCTTTGCACCACACTTTTCGTTGGCCCATTCATATGCCTGTCTCTACTTTCACTGTTTCGGATTTTCAGGCCATGGGTCTAGTCTATTTGGCGAGCTCCGGCTCTTTTCAGTTGACGCAGCCGGGCATTGTAGGCCCGAGCACTGCCCCTTCATCTTCTTGTGCAGGTCCTTCCAGCCACACTACCAACTCCACTACTCCCCCACCCTGGTTCCTGCCGCAGCTTCACACCTTGCGCACGGAGTTGTGCACCCACTTTGACACTCATCCACCGCCATGGGCGGTGGACTTGAGCACACGATTGGCAGCGGTGGAGCACGCTCTCGGACTACGCCCTCCTCCACCTTCTTGATTACCGTTCAGGGaagtgtttcttttttttttgcttttagTTTTTGAAGCTTCTGTCCTTTAGTTGTCTGTTGGTTTCTGTTTTGGTCTGTCATACTCTCACACAATGAGGACATTGTGTTgtccaagtgtgggggggtgtcttTATTTTGTGTGTTTTTGCTCTGTTGATCTGTTGATTTGGTTTTCGAGTCAGTTTCGAGACCTTTGGCAATATTATGATGGATGATGTGAAGAGTTGAGATTAGGATATTGGATTTGGTATGATAGGCTGTTGCTCTTGTGATGGAATTATGCATATGTTCGTAGGTATtcttgtatgagaaaaacgtgcaaaatttgatcaaaatacTTGAAGCCTACTAAATTGTGAGGATTGAGCCCTAATGAGCACACATGACTAGCTCTAATTGTTTCTTTGATGAGTGATTGATTCGAACTTCAATGCCGAATTTCTGGTTTGCCTTGTTGCCATAGTCAAGACTGAGTTTGAGAAtttaatgcatgaaaatgattaaGGCATTTAGGAATAACCATTGTTTGGCCTGAACATATTATCCGAAACTTCACTATTCCCTTAGTGAGCCCGTTTGTGCCTAATTTGCTCCTTTTTGTTTGATGAAAACTCACATATATTGAGCCTTAGCCTGTTTTAGCCTGCTTTTGTCCCTTGAAAACATGTGAATGCACTAGATTATGACGAGATGAGAAGATGAGTACTCCTATAATTTTAGTGTGTTGAGAGATAGTTCATTGATTCTATGGGATATATATgctgttaaaaaaaaaaaaaaaaaaaaaaaaaaaaaaattgaaaacaaaaaaaaataaaaaataaaaagaaaaaaaaaagaaaagaaaaatagagttCTATAATAAAATGCATACGTTTAGAGGATTGTGGATATGTTGAGGAGTTACTCTAGAGTTTTATTGATGGAAGGTCTGGTGTGTTGCATGTTTTCAATCATATATTGAGCCTCTTTGATCccctttttcttgttttatccCACCTGTACGTACcatagccccattacaaccaaagtGCAAGACCTTTTGATTTGTGCATTGGTTCCATATTTTGGTGGAGATAGTGACATAACGGCAAGCTATGTTTGAAGGCATAAAGTTGTGAATTGTGTGAATCTATTCTGTCCATATTTGTCTtttgagagaaattgagtgaacTTGGTGAGACATGATTGAATTTGCAcaattttgacttgaatgaagaTCATGTCATAATTTTCTGAGCAAGAGCATGATTAGTGGTTTGTGGATGATTGTATCTTGATCAAGACTTTGAGTATTATCTATCATATTGTTGCCAAAGCTTTGTTTTTGCTGTTTTGAGTCTTCTTTTGTTCCTTCCCTGTcgttttgttctttttggtGCTCGAGGGCGAGCTTTGTTTAAGTGTTGGGGGatttgattgggcgtatttatacgcatttatttgggggattttgGTGTGGTTTCTATGTttaattcgtgttaaatatcGTCTTTGGATATGAATTATGGTCTTATATAAATGTTTatggtatttgataggttttggagaaaagTATTGATTtagagaagagttttgaagtCGTGAAGCTGTGTGAAGAGGAAGTTGTGCACGTCTGCCGTGCAGTGTGCCCATTCTGCCTGGGCGTGAATTGATTGCATGGATTGAAGGCTAAAGTGCCGAAAAGAAAGACATGCTGAGCCACCATGTTTGATTTGGACTGATTTTAAGTTAGTTAATTAGCTAGTAGTCCACTAGTTTGTTTTTGTggactttatatttttttttttagttgccTATTTAGACTAGGTTAGTAGGTTTTGATTTTtccttagttatatatatattagctagAGATCAAATTGAAGGGAGACTTTGTTTTTGGAGATATCATACATATTCCAGACGGCAACTTTGAAGCAAATTTGTGGATGCAAATTTGGAGTtctaaattcaagttttattcctTCATCTTTCCtttgcaattaattatttattttgtttgatttatttttattatgagtTCTAGCTAAATTTCTATATTCCGGCattgattagggaagcactagcgaaattattctgtgagatctaattgttcttatactttatttttatgcttgcatctgcgattcttcatgtttaatgatattaattgttttaatccattagatagttgcaaatatttattgggttagaattaattatatagccaattgaaccggccatccgtaattgtggtttaggtttgattagtggtaaattgacacatcagggtcaagggaaaagcagtcttaattcaataatcctgcgtcagagtttattggttttgaatcgggtttctctagatattaatgctaTCGGCTCATTAaatctatagagcgtctcttacggttgtcagtcgattagggtagtaattagtgaagcgtcttcctggttaccgaataattaaggagaaataagatcacgtcagaagcgtcttcggtgattataactggtttgtttgcatgatttaaagttatttttgcatcgatgatcggaataattgagctagggtggacttaattgattgctggaattcttttattaattgttggaatttttattcatcttttggttaattggaaaaattggtttattcggattttatttatttaattttaagtttagtaatttccatattttcttctcaaaatttcgtgGTTACTTTGCAGACTTTAATTggagaaattctcgccagtcccttgggagacgattttgcttactgctgtctgcgcagtgtgggcataccggctgactgccggatatttttggtgtaaaacgacgcaccaatgTCTTTACAGTTAAGACAGAAAGACTGCTGTGTTGATcaaggtgtgaagacagattgaaatcagtcttcaagtgggagattgttagtcaaaTAAGGCTACTGCATGGGCTACTATTAGAGCCATGCCAATTTTCCAAGCTTTTATGGCAAATGGCTTTAAGGTCAAAAGTTGCTGCTATTTTCTTCAAGCATTGCGGCCAAACTTTCAACCTTTGCTGCAAATACTATTCATTTGGAGGCTAAGGTTTGGCTATAAATTGAGGCCTTCACAGCAGTATGAAGACCACCCCAATACCCCACAACCAACACCACCTAGCAGAAGTGttatttgctagagagagagagaaaaatcttgtgagagaaaacttcagtgtggaagttatacacgagtgataaaagtgagttgagagatagcctctgcgtaggcagatacaaaatacagtgtggtatttttgttgtactcctccttttgattctctaatatattggtgtgggtccgtggacgtaggcagtttggccgaaccacgttaaaaatatcggtgtcatttttcttctcgtttcatatcggtcgatatccacaatagtgagtcacacttgatcccgggcggaattagttgtgtctaatttcccaacaacaatcctgggcggaattattggcgtctataattcccaacaactggtatcagagccacggtggTGGCAGATATTTTCTGATGTTTTTCGCTGTTACTTttcacgtgaatagtgaatTCTGTGAATAGTGAAATTTGTCGGCGGTTCCGATTTGTCGACAAAAGGTGTTCTAAACACGGTGGTTAGCTGAAAAATCAGAAACGATCCAAGGAGTCCAgatcgagtgggagcaatgtcgacagacgataaaatttccaaaattgataaattcaacggtgtgaattttggattttttggaaaatgcaaatggaggATTACTTGTACCAGAAGGACCTGTATAAGCCCTTGAAGGAAAATCCAGAAGATAAGGACATGGACGGAGCAAGTCAAAGAATGGCAGGCAGAGCTCCAGAATccacaagaattccaacaaatcaaagtctgttgaatgttggaactgtggtcaggtcaggcactacagaacgcagtgtaaagtaccttcaaagggaaacgagaaaaagaccgaagccaatgttgtggctgaAGGAGAAGGACGTGAGATATATTCCAGAGTTGAGGAATAACTTGATCTCCGTCAAGCAATTGTCgagagaaggatgtgatacaCACCTCTCAggtgattgttggaaaatcactaggggcgcaatgattcttgcatgTGGCAAGGATACTGGCAGCCTATACACAGCGATGAATGCGTGTGTGACAATTGCAGTTGCTGATAGCAAGAAGAATGAAAATTTGTGGCACCAAAGACTTGGACACATGAGCCAGAAAAGGGctcaagtatatgcattcgaaagggaaactaccagaagagggtgagtttcaACACAAGTGGTAGAACTCTGAAGCAAGTAAAGCTTGAGTTAgtccacacagatgtttggggTCCAGCAAGAGTTTCATCCATTGGCGGAAAGTCTTACCTTTGTGACTTTCATCGATGACCACTCGAGAAAGGTGTGGGTTTACTTCTTGAGACAAAAGTCAGAGGTGTTTGAGgcgttcaagaagtggaaggccATGGTGGAAAATGAAACTGGCTTACGGATAAAGAGATCCGATAATGGCggagaatacgaagatatggcgttcaagaaattttgttaccaGAATGGCATCAAGTTGGAAATGCCAGGGACCCCACAACAAAATAGAGTCGCAGAACGCATGAACCGGACGTTGACAGAAAGAGCTAGGAGCATGAGGATACATGCAGGACTGCCAACATaattttgggcagaagctgtcaacacaACGGCATATCTCGTTAACCATGGGACATCTGTACCATTGGAGTACAGAATACCGGAGGAAGTTTTGAGtggcaaagaaattaaactttctcaCTTAAAAGTATTTGGCTGTGTCGCGTATGTACACATTAGTGATATTGCCAGGAGTAAGCTCGACtccaaatcactaaaatgtaTTTTCATTGGATAATGGTGGAAATGAGTTCGGGTACCATTTTTTGAGACAAAAACAGGAAGGTCATCCGAAGCAGGGACGTaatattcaatgaaaatgtgCTGTAAAAGGAcaaggaatgcagtgcagttcACCGACACAACAACGGAGGATCCAACATATGTTGATCCAGATGATACTGCAGAGTGCAGTACATCGAAGCAAACAGATGAAAGTTTGCAGACGGAGGAGCCCAACTCTGAGGCTGATTCACCACAGTCTCCAGTTCCAGCTCTAACTCCTATTCCTAGGAAGTCATCTCGACCTCGGGTTCCTTGTATCGAAAGTCTTCCTGATAGTGTGGTCAGGCAGCGAGTCCCGTTGAGTGGTAACGGCGGTGCAAGATATACGGAGGTGTACCCCCAGTGAACTCACGATTGAATCCGGTGGTTCCTTGTATCGAAAGTCTTCCTGATACTGTGGTCAGGCAGCGAGTCCCGTTCAGTGGTAACGGCGGTGCAAGATGTACGGATTGTCGTTCGAGGGAGGACATGATGTGGTCCTTGGTTTGAGGGGAGGATTTAGGAGAAGCAAAGCGAATTCTCGGgatgagaatttacagagacaagcaaaaaggTGTTTTGCAGTTGTCTCAGGCCAAATACGTTGATCGaatcttgcaaagattcaacatgagcagTGCTAAGCCGGTTAGCTCAGCGTTAGCTAACCATTTCTGCCTATGCAAAGAGCACTCTCAAAAGACAAAGGAGGAAAGAgacttcatggctaaaattccttacgcctcagccgttggaagtctgatgtatgccatggtctgtactagaccagatatcgctcatgcagtgggagttgtgagcagaaTTATGGCAAATCCTTgaaagcagcattgggaagcagtaaggtggatattgagatatctacgtggatctactgatagatgcttgtgctttcgacgaggtgatgtagcactataaggttttgtagatgcagattttgcCGGTGCGGTAGATCGCAGGAG
This window encodes:
- the LOC130990003 gene encoding uncharacterized protein LOC130990003, whose translation is MAPTRKKRLPARKPKLPSPCPIQPTEEAPSAGASPALPATGTLPATTEMSSADALAIVVFSPPPTCENVPSAEPSASATISDVPVSPSPSTSRKRRRKVAIPTPKKLRKSTSGKAKLPTCSKAKAQTTTSTPLRRSSRQHARPITIDTRVHEIASTSDSEDEAYEQGEEEQAEDEQVEQDGEYEQEKEEQAETRPRQKPKRRKPAVPHSRFTVTKVGARSFQPHYQLHYSPTLVPAAASHLAHGVVHPL